GCCATGGGGTGCATAGCCTTCATATAAATGTTCTTCATAATTTTCCGTATCATTACCCAATGCTTTTTTGATAGCAGCTTCCACTCTATCTTTTGGCATGTTTACACTTTTTGCATTTTGCATGCAGCGGCGCAAAGCTGCATTTGTATCCGGATTACCACCTCCGGCCTTTACAGCTATATTTATTTCTTTACCAATGCGTGTAAACTGTTTAGACATCTTATCCCAACGTGCAAACATGGTCGACTTTCTTACCTCAAATATTCTTCCCATAAAATAAATTTGTGTCGCAAAAGTAAAGTTTAAAATTGAATTTGGAAAGTGTTACAACTCAAATCATAAAATCTCCAAATTAAAGCTAACTTCGCGAGACATTTTACGTTAAAAGAAGAAAGGATTTATTTGTGGATATTATACAATTGTTACCGGATAGTATTGCCAATCAAATTGCGGCAGGTGAAGTTATTCAAAGACCAGCCAGTGCTGTAAAAGAATTACTGGAGAATGCAGTAGATGCAGGGGCTACAGAGATTAAACTCATTATCAATGATGCAGGTAAAGCATTGATTCAAGTGATAGATAACGGTAAGGGCATGAGTGTGACTGATGCACGTATGTCATTTGAAAGACACGCTACCAGTAAAATACAGAAAATTGACGATTTATTTCATATTAAGACAATGGGCTTTCGTGGTGAGGCCTTAGCATCCATTGCTGCTGTGGCGCAAGTAGAGTTAAAAACACGTCGTGAGGAAGAGGAACTGGGCATTTATCTGGAAATTGAAAATAGTGCTGTTGTAAAACAAGAGCCTTGTGCAACGCCAAAAGGTACCAATATCAGCATGAAGAACTTGTTTTTTAATGTGCCCGCAAGAAGGAACTTTCTGAAAAGCAACGTTGCGGAATTACGACATATTGTTGAGGAATTTATTCGCGTGTCAATGGCATTTCCCGCCATTTATTTTTCCCTTACCAGCAATGGTCAAGAAATGTTGCATTTAGAAGCCGGTTCGCTCAAACAAAGAGTGGTTCAAGCTTTGGGAAATAATTTACAATCTCAATTAGTGGCAGTAAAAGATGAAACTGATTATATCAATATTTCCGGTTTTATCGGTAAACCAGATGTTTCTAAGAAGACGCGAGGGGACCAATATATATTTGTCAATAGTCGTTTTATCAAAAGCGCCTATCTGAATCACGCCATTGCCGGAGCTTTCAGTGAATTGATTCCTAAAGAAAATTTTCCCTTATATGTTTTATTTATAGATATTGATCCGACGCAATTGGATATTAATGTGCATCCGACGAAACAGGAAATAAAATTTGAAGATGAAAAAATTATTTATGCCTTTGTAAAAGCTGCGGTGAAGCATGCCTTGGCGCAAGCAAGCGTAGCGCCATCTCTGGACTTTTCGCTCAATCCGGATATTCAACAGTTAGACGCTGTCAATAAGCCCTTTGGTGAAGAAAATAAAAGCGCAGCAGCAGCATCCAATTTATATAAAACTTTCACACAAAAAAATCAAGCTCATTTTATTGAGCCCGATAATAAAGCGGAACTAAAACACTGGCAAAATTTCTATCAGCCCACCAATGAACAAGAAATCGATAAAAAGTTCGATATTTTCCCATCAAAGGAACATTCTGATAATCCCATTGCTCTACCAAGTTATAACCTATTAGAGATAGAGAAAAAAGAAGCTATAGCAAATAAGGTTATGAGCGCTGCTCCTTGCATACAATTACTGCGAACTTATATTGTAGCCCCGACGATGAATGGTTTTATACTGGTTCATCAACAACTCGCACACGAAAGAATATTGTATGAAAAATTTGCTTCTATTATCCATAAAAAGTCGATTGTTTCGCAGCAAGTACTTATTCCCGCTGAACTCCGTCTATCTATTGCAGACAGTATTTTATTGGAAGATTTATTACCCGAATTAGAGATTATCGGTTATCAAATAGAAAAACTAATGGAAGATATTTATTCTGTTACTGCTGTGCCTGCTGATGTGGTTAATGGAAATGAAACAAAAGCAATTGAACTTTTATTGGAACAATTTAAACACTTTAATAGCGATATTAAATTTAGTAAGCGGGAAAAAGTAGTACGTTGCCTTTCGCGTCAACATGCCATCAAAGCCGGTAAAACTTTGAATGCAGAAGAAATGAAACAGCTGGTAGAAGGTTTATTTAGATGCCAAACACCCAACCTCTCTCCTTCCGGTGCCAGCCCTACCTATATTGATTTTAAAGAGGAATATCTGGATGGGTTATTTGGAAGAAAATAAGCTGCTATTTCTTAAAAGGTAGCACCGCATAAGTATAAATAATACAACCCAGACAAAAACCAAGTGCAGATTCTAAGAAGGCACAAGCTAATAATATTAAAGCAAAACTATTGACCAAAATAGTTTGATGCAAAAGCATAGAAGCCAAAATTAGTAACGTGAAAATAAAACCTAATAAAGCAGCGAACTTTTTAGGGGCCGCATCAACAGTTTTTTTGTTGAACTTAGCAATCTTCGCAACTTCTTTCGACAAAATTTTTAATGGACTCACCGCCCCTTGAAAGAATGCTCTGCTTGCGAAATCAAGTACCAGTAAACCAATAATGATTTGGTTATTTAAATACACACCCAATATTGTCAGGATGAAAATGAATACTGCTACTGTTCGCGCAATATTTTCATCTGTCTTTTTGGTTGAAATTGGACAACTAAGATTTGAATTAATCTTCATTTAAACATTATAAGTCTACAAAATTAATAGATTTTTATTTTATACAAAAATTAAATCTCTGGTAAATAATCGCGAATTGAAATCACGAATATCAAGTTGCAAAGTACACATATAGAAATTTCTGATTAGTTTCTATTGCTGGAAATGTTGTATTTATATCTTATTCATCTTCTCCAGCATTGGTCATTTTTGCCATTGCAAAGAATGCTCCCTTTGTTATAATCTTTGCATCAAGCGGTATATTTTTAACAAGCGTTATCTCTGTATAACCCACATCTGAAACACCTTTTATTACACGCACTCTTTCAAAGTTCAAACCCGGTTCTTCTTTATCTATGCCTTTGTTTCTGCTGCCGCCTTCCTCTTTTTGTTCATGGTTTAATGACACACCTTTGCTTAAAATAAAAATATAATCCTGTCCTTGAAAATTGACTATCGCATCTGACGGCACAGCAGGTACTAACGTCGTGCCAATGCTGATTACGGCCGTGATATTCATGCCCTCTATCAAGCCCTTTTTATCGCCCTTTACTACCGCATGAATAGGGATTGTTTTGCTTTCATTTATAAATGCAGTGCCTATGGAAAAGATCTGCGCATCATATTCTTTCCCGGGATTATTGGTTAATGTAAAATGGACAGTTTGTTTATCATGCACTTTGGGCAAATCTTTTTCAAACACAAATAAATCGAGGTGCAATAAAGCGTTATTTACAATTTGTGCAATAGGTGTGGAAGGGTTTACATCAGAGCCGATTTGTGCAGATACATTGCTTACAGTACCGGTAATAGGCGCTGTAATAGTCAGCGTTGTAATAATATTTCCTTTATTTACGTCTGAAATGGGAATACCCATAGTTGATAATTGCTTTTGCAATGAATTTCGCGTAGCCTTCAATGTTGTTAATTCACTTTCTACTCTTTGTACATTTTTCAATG
The Arachidicoccus soli DNA segment above includes these coding regions:
- the mutL gene encoding DNA mismatch repair endonuclease MutL, producing the protein MDIIQLLPDSIANQIAAGEVIQRPASAVKELLENAVDAGATEIKLIINDAGKALIQVIDNGKGMSVTDARMSFERHATSKIQKIDDLFHIKTMGFRGEALASIAAVAQVELKTRREEEELGIYLEIENSAVVKQEPCATPKGTNISMKNLFFNVPARRNFLKSNVAELRHIVEEFIRVSMAFPAIYFSLTSNGQEMLHLEAGSLKQRVVQALGNNLQSQLVAVKDETDYINISGFIGKPDVSKKTRGDQYIFVNSRFIKSAYLNHAIAGAFSELIPKENFPLYVLFIDIDPTQLDINVHPTKQEIKFEDEKIIYAFVKAAVKHALAQASVAPSLDFSLNPDIQQLDAVNKPFGEENKSAAAASNLYKTFTQKNQAHFIEPDNKAELKHWQNFYQPTNEQEIDKKFDIFPSKEHSDNPIALPSYNLLEIEKKEAIANKVMSAAPCIQLLRTYIVAPTMNGFILVHQQLAHERILYEKFASIIHKKSIVSQQVLIPAELRLSIADSILLEDLLPELEIIGYQIEKLMEDIYSVTAVPADVVNGNETKAIELLLEQFKHFNSDIKFSKREKVVRCLSRQHAIKAGKTLNAEEMKQLVEGLFRCQTPNLSPSGASPTYIDFKEEYLDGLFGRK
- a CDS encoding DUF4395 domain-containing protein, which translates into the protein MKINSNLSCPISTKKTDENIARTVAVFIFILTILGVYLNNQIIIGLLVLDFASRAFFQGAVSPLKILSKEVAKIAKFNKKTVDAAPKKFAALLGFIFTLLILASMLLHQTILVNSFALILLACAFLESALGFCLGCIIYTYAVLPFKK
- a CDS encoding efflux RND transporter periplasmic adaptor subunit, coding for MRKYILILNMITLIASCTSKKPASVKEETHTEEASSNFVSLTQLQMKAAGIELGSIEQKNLQNSIKANGMLSVPNQNKAFVTSVNSGVIKTLLIQPGDFVRKGQIVATIINPDVAGIQQQLQTVNAQISLNEIEYNRQKELVAGNAAPLKNVQRVESELTTLKATRNSLQKQLSTMGIPISDVNKGNIITTLTITAPITGTVSNVSAQIGSDVNPSTPIAQIVNNALLHLDLFVFEKDLPKVHDKQTVHFTLTNNPGKEYDAQIFSIGTAFINESKTIPIHAVVKGDKKGLIEGMNITAVISIGTTLVPAVPSDAIVNFQGQDYIFILSKGVSLNHEQKEEGGSRNKGIDKEEPGLNFERVRVIKGVSDVGYTEITLVKNIPLDAKIITKGAFFAMAKMTNAGEDE